The Caballeronia sp. TF1N1 DNA window TGTGGTACCGTTCGTCACCGAGGTGTTGCCCGATTATCGAGGCTACCGGCTGAAGGTCTTTAAACCCTTGATCGATTTTCCGTCCGCCAGCGACACGGTCGATGCGAGCCGCATGAATGCATTTCTGGAAGAACAGATTCGCCTGATGCCCGAGCAGTACTATTGGGTGCACAGACGCTTCAAGCATCGGCCGGACGGCTTGCCATCGGTCTATTGAGGTTGAAATGGACGTTGTGTGCCCGAAAAGGCAGGAAATCCGGCGTTTCGCGAACCGGAGTTTGACGCAGAAGTAATTTTGCGCACAACACCAGTTGCCTTTCAGACGTAGGCAGTTCACTATAGGCGCCTTAGCGCAATCGCGATAGGAAACCGCCGCTACGCGGCAAAATTCAGGAAGAAGATATGGCAACCGGTACGGTCAAGTGGTTCAACGATGCAAAGGGTTTTGGTTTCATCACGCCTGATGGCGGTGGCGAGGACCTGTTTGCACATTTCTCGGAAATCCGCGCTGACGGCTTCAAGAGCCTGGCGGAAGGCCAGAAAGTGAGCTACGAAGAAAAGATGGGCCCGAAGGGCAAGCAAGCTTCGAACATCAAGCCTGTGTAAGGCGAACGCGCCGCAGCAGCTTTCGGGTTTGCTGCGGCGCGTCATATTTGACCTTCTGTTTAGGCACGGCGACGCGCATCGGTTTTGCGCTGCTCAGGCTGCTGCTATCTAATACCGCTTAGTCTACCTGGGGCTTGATGCGCTCGTGCTGCGGCGCGGCATGTCATGGCCGAACATCGTGTGGGCACGATGGGTTGTGCCGATGCTTTCGTGCATGGGTTGTCTAGGCGCGTCGATCTGGCTCGTCTTCCAGCACCGTCCTTCCCGCTTTTTCCGGCTCGCGTCCATTCGGCCTCTGGTCTTCTTTGGAGCGTCAGCAAAGAGAGCCTTTCCTCAAAGCGTGTCTGTGCAAGTTGCGCGGCTTTCGATCGTTGCCATCCCCATGACTTTCGTCTTGCTTCACCAGGCGAGGTGTCCCTGCCGCACTACAGCGCCGCTACAGGCCGCTTTCACCTAACGCACTACGCATGCAACCGCCGCGTGACGAAAAGCCGTCCCAAGTTTATAAGCTGCCTGGCGTCAAGCACTGGTCCCTGCTGCTTGCGAACTGAAAACCTCACCTCGTGTTCGGACGCTTTCCGGCTGCGTTATCAATCCGGCGAGCAGGGATATTCAAAAGCGCATCTTTAGCTCCGCATCGCCTGATCGACTCGCTTCAAGCTTAAAACCCTTCTTGCAGTGAAATTTCAGCAGGCACCAGGACGCACACGACGCCCCAGGCGCAGCAATTAACCGGCTTATCTCCTGCCTTAAGGCACTTTTCCTCTCGCTTCTATTGGCATCTCTCAATCAACGATTCGATTTCCTAAGCATAGGCAACAATGCTAATGAAAATATAAGACCAATCTCGTTGAAGCTTATTTGAGGATACCGGATCATTCACACACGCTTTGTAGAGAGCGACTCGGACGACTTCAGTGCACTGAACTATGTCGTCTGATGAGGCTGACTGTCTGGATTGACTCGCGCCTTTTCGGCGCCAATCCAAACTCGACGCTTCACATACTTAGCGGCGATTCAACTTTAAAACAAACATTCGCAAATCTAACTGTCTGGAATCTCGTATGAAGACTTTTGCTATCTCGGCCCTCGTTGCTGGCTTGCTTGGCTTGACTGCCGCCAGCGCATTCGCCTCGGACGGAACCATCACGTTCAACGGCGCATTGACTGCCACGACTTGCACCATCAACGGCAACGACACGTCGTCTAAAGACTTCACTGTCACCTTGCCGACCGTTTCCACCAGCCAACTCACGGCCTCCGGCGAAACGGCCGGCACGACGTCGTACCACATAGCTCTGTCGGCCTGCTCGCCGATTACCGCCAGCAGCAAGGCGGCGGTGTTCTATGAAGCGGGCTCGACCGTCGACCCGAGCGATGGCCGCCTGATGGTCGCAAGCGGCGGCGCCGAAAACGTCAAGCTGCAACTGTTGAATTCCGACTCCTCGCCTATCAAGGCAGGTTTTTCGCGCGACCTGCAGAACTCCATCGCGGCCGACATCTCCTCGGGCTCGGCTTTGCTGAACTATCAAGTCCAGTACTACGCAACCGGCGTTACGTCCGCTGGCGCGGCGAACTCGTCAGTCGTGTATAGCATCGACTACCAATAAGCCGCGCTTTCGGCAGCGATTGAGTTCGCATAACTAAGAGGTCATGCGAGGGTGGGCACGAGCCCGTCCTCGCGTTGGGTCAAAGCATTTGGTTGGAATTTTAGTTCCCATGAGACTGGCAATCAGACTACTCACAACTACAGCGCTGTGCATTGGGTACCTCACCGTGGCGCCACAAGCGTATGCCTCCGTGGTGGTTGCCGGCACGCGCGTCGTCTATAACCAGAGTGACTCAGAAGTCACCGTGAAGCTGACGAACAATGGAAAGCTTCCGGGGCTGACCAAGGTATGGCTGGATAAGGGCGACCCGGACGCCAAGCCGGACAGCATCGACGTCCCGTTCACGATCACGCCTCCCATCATGCGCATCGATCCGGGCAAGTCTCAGACGTTGCGCATCATGTCGACCGGCGAGGCGCTGCCTGCCGACAAGGAATCGATTCTCTACCTGAACGTGCTGGAAGTTCCGCCAAAGCCTTCGGGCGATGAGGCGTCGGCCAACCAGCTGCAGCTGGCGTTTCGTACACGCATCAAGTTCTTCTTCCGGCCGACTGGACTGAAAGGGCAAGCGTCGGACGCGCCCGGCGCTGTCGTTTGGCACGTCAAGCGTGATGGCTCGACGAATGCGATCGAAGCGTCCAACAGCTCTCAGTATCACGTTTCTTTCGACCGCATCGAACTCACGGGGGACGGGCATACCGCGGCATTCGATCAAGGTGGAATGGTCGGGCCGGGAGAATCAAAGTCGTTTCCGCTCAAGGGTGAAGTGCCTTCATCCGGCGGAAAGGTCAAATACACCGCCATTAATGACTACGGTGGCCCCCAGTCTGGCGAAGCGACTCTGGCTCCCTGACTAAGAGACAACCCCGGTTCGACAACGTGGCCGACTAACCACGAGTTTGCAAACGCGCCGGATTTCCTCCAAAAGACGCGCAGGCTGGCATGCACGCCCTCAAAGGCTGCAGGGCCATGCACGCCCGTAATTTTCGTATGCGTCAGGGAACATGAAATACCGCAGCATTAAGTTGGCACGCACGCACATCAAACCGGTAAGTATTCTGGTTATCCAAGCTGTCGCGGCAATGGGCACTAGTTGCCGTGCGTGGGCCGATGCACCGCAACACTATGCCGCCGTCGAATTCAACGAGCAATTCCTCGATTCCAGCGATTCCGAGAAGTTAGACGTATCTCGATTCAATAAAGGCCAAGAAGTGCTTCCGGGCACGTATCGGTCCGACATATATGTCAACGACGCTTGGAAAGGAAAGCTGAATATCGAGGTGCGAGAGTTGGGAGGGGACTCCCACGAGGTTGTCCCTTGCATGAATGCCGATCTGCTCGAACGGCTTGGCGTCGACCCGAGAAAGCTCTCGGCGGAGTCGACCGCCAAACTCGAAACAGCAGATATGGGCTGCCTGACTCTGTCAGACTTGATTCCGAACGCGGTCGCGTCGTTTGATGGTGGCGAGCAACGGCTGGACGTCTCCATCCCCCAGATCGTGATGAATAGCCGTGCCCGAGGCTATGTCGATCCGAAGTACTGGGAGGACGGCGTGCCTGCGGCCATGCTGCAATACAACGCCAACGCATATCACAGTTCGTCGCCGCAATTCAATAACGACTCTCAGTATCTCGGACTGATCGGCGGGATCAACGCGGGTGCCTGGCGCTTTCGCTATCAGGGCAACCTGACGAACACCAGTAACGGTGGTTCGCACTTCCAAAGCGTGCAAACCTATGTTCAGCGCGGGTTCAAGGGAATCAAGAGCCAGTTGACCGTCGGTGACACTTTCACCGACGGCGCGCTATTCGACAGTTATGGCGTTCGAGGCGTCACACTGGGCACCGATGACCGGATGTATCCGGAATCGCAGCGTGGCTATGCGCCGGTCATCCACGGCATTGCGAATAGCAACGCCAAGGTTCAGATCCGGCAGAACGGCAACATCATCTACGAAACGACCGTCTCCCCCGGTGCTTTCGAGATTGACGACCTGTATCCGACTGGCTACGGCGGCAATCTCGATGTCATCGTCACGGAAGCAGACGGGTCTCAGCATATCTCAACTGTGCCGTACGCCGCAGCCGTCAATGCGCTGCGTCCGGGGGTGACGCGCTATAGCGCAACGATAGGTGAGTATCGTGATGCCACGCTCAACATCCATCCCTTCGTCTCGCAGTTCACGATACAGCACGGCATAAGCAACCTGCTGACGCTTTACGGCGGAATCACCGCTGCGGATCTGTATTTCGCGGGCATGATGGGCACGGCGCTGAATACTAGCGTTGGTGCATTCGGCGTGGACGTGACCAGCGCGACCGCGAGTTTCAAGCGACTCGGCACACGCAACGGTGCCAGCGTACGCCTGAGTTACTCGCAGCTCTTTGCACCAACCGACACGAATATCGCGATCGCGGCGTACCGCTATTCCACGAGCGGTTTCTTCAGCTTGCCTGATGCCATGACCATGCGTCAATTGAACGACGACGGTCAGCTAGCGGCTATGTCGGCGCTACAGAAATCGCGTGTTCAGTTCGTGCTGAATCAGAGCATCGGGTCGAGCGGCCGTTTTGGGTCGGTGTATGCAATGGGTTCGGTCACATCCTACTGGAACCGCTCCGGTCACGACACGCAGTATCAAATTGGCTATAACAACAGTTGGAAGCGTCTGACCTATGGCGCGTCGCTTGTGCGCCAGTATCAGGTCGATGCGGACCGATGGGACAACCGAATCATGCTGAATCTTACGGTTCCGCTGGGTTTGGGTTCGCACGCGCCGCAATCGTCGACGTACTTCCAGCATGACACGAGCGACAGCAGTTCAAGTATTCAACAGTCGATCACCGGCACCTTGGGTGACGACAACGCCATCACGTATGGCCTGAATGGAAACTTCAACGACGGCGGCCACGCACGCAGTTCGTTCAATGCAGGCGCCAATGTGGGCTATATGTCGCCATTCGCGCTATTGACGGCCAACGCCAGCACGGGACGTCAATACTCTCAGGTGGGCGCGAGCGTTTCAGGCGGTGTGGTGGCCTGGGGTGATGGCGTTGCGTTCACGCCGAACATGGGTGAAACCGTGGCCGTGGTGGAAGCCAAGGATGCGGCTGGAGCCAAGCTTGCGAACGGTTCGGGCCTTCGCGTGGAATGGAGCGGTTCCCGGCTTTAGCAACGTCGCTGCCTTGAGCGGAAGCCCATCTGCCGGCGGTGTCGGAATCCAACTCTATGACAGCACCGGTGCAGTCTTTCCGCTTAGCGTGTACAAAACTTTGAGCAACTTTAATAGCGCCACGGGCGGTACCTACAATATACCGCTTACGGCACGCTACTACAGAACCGGAGCCCTTACTCCGGGACCGGCGAACTCGACCATGACGATGACCGTGCTGTACCAATAGAACGGTCAAAAAGAGTTTACGCCATTCAAGTTTTTAGACATCCAGGAAATTAAATGAACAAGCTTAAGCTTATTGCAGTAGTCTCGGCATTGGTCGCCGCGAAGTCGGTGTTTGCAGTCGATGCGACGCTCAACTTCACAGGCACAATCATTTTGCCGACCTGCACGGTCGATTCTAGCAGTTCGAACCAGACGATCTCACTCGACACGGCGAAAACGACGG harbors:
- a CDS encoding cold-shock protein produces the protein MATGTVKWFNDAKGFGFITPDGGGEDLFAHFSEIRADGFKSLAEGQKVSYEEKMGPKGKQASNIKPV
- a CDS encoding fimbrial protein, giving the protein MKTFAISALVAGLLGLTAASAFASDGTITFNGALTATTCTINGNDTSSKDFTVTLPTVSTSQLTASGETAGTTSYHIALSACSPITASSKAAVFYEAGSTVDPSDGRLMVASGGAENVKLQLLNSDSSPIKAGFSRDLQNSIAADISSGSALLNYQVQYYATGVTSAGAANSSVVYSIDYQ
- a CDS encoding fimbria/pilus periplasmic chaperone; this encodes MRLAIRLLTTTALCIGYLTVAPQAYASVVVAGTRVVYNQSDSEVTVKLTNNGKLPGLTKVWLDKGDPDAKPDSIDVPFTITPPIMRIDPGKSQTLRIMSTGEALPADKESILYLNVLEVPPKPSGDEASANQLQLAFRTRIKFFFRPTGLKGQASDAPGAVVWHVKRDGSTNAIEASNSSQYHVSFDRIELTGDGHTAAFDQGGMVGPGESKSFPLKGEVPSSGGKVKYTAINDYGGPQSGEATLAP
- a CDS encoding fimbria/pilus outer membrane usher protein produces the protein MKYRSIKLARTHIKPVSILVIQAVAAMGTSCRAWADAPQHYAAVEFNEQFLDSSDSEKLDVSRFNKGQEVLPGTYRSDIYVNDAWKGKLNIEVRELGGDSHEVVPCMNADLLERLGVDPRKLSAESTAKLETADMGCLTLSDLIPNAVASFDGGEQRLDVSIPQIVMNSRARGYVDPKYWEDGVPAAMLQYNANAYHSSSPQFNNDSQYLGLIGGINAGAWRFRYQGNLTNTSNGGSHFQSVQTYVQRGFKGIKSQLTVGDTFTDGALFDSYGVRGVTLGTDDRMYPESQRGYAPVIHGIANSNAKVQIRQNGNIIYETTVSPGAFEIDDLYPTGYGGNLDVIVTEADGSQHISTVPYAAAVNALRPGVTRYSATIGEYRDATLNIHPFVSQFTIQHGISNLLTLYGGITAADLYFAGMMGTALNTSVGAFGVDVTSATASFKRLGTRNGASVRLSYSQLFAPTDTNIAIAAYRYSTSGFFSLPDAMTMRQLNDDGQLAAMSALQKSRVQFVLNQSIGSSGRFGSVYAMGSVTSYWNRSGHDTQYQIGYNNSWKRLTYGASLVRQYQVDADRWDNRIMLNLTVPLGLGSHAPQSSTYFQHDTSDSSSSIQQSITGTLGDDNAITYGLNGNFNDGGHARSSFNAGANVGYMSPFALLTANASTGRQYSQVGASVSGGVVAWGDGVAFTPNMGETVAVVEAKDAAGAKLANGSGLRVEWSGSRL
- a CDS encoding fimbrial protein, whose protein sequence is MRLEPSLRTVRAFAWNGAVPGFSNVAALSGSPSAGGVGIQLYDSTGAVFPLSVYKTLSNFNSATGGTYNIPLTARYYRTGALTPGPANSTMTMTVLYQ